A region of the Primulina eburnea isolate SZY01 chromosome 7, ASM2296580v1, whole genome shotgun sequence genome:
tataaaattatttgtaaagttcatcaagaaatttgaaatttctCTTTACTATTTGGGTGAACTTATGGAACTTTTGAATCTACAGCTCTGTAACTATGTTACTGAAGAATTTGATCTGTGTCAGCAACTTAGGTAGAGTGAATTAGCATCGAGGTGTATGGTTTTCAGAAAACAACAAAAAGTCATCACAAATGCGGGGTATTAAAAAATGATGATTAGTTTATGTGATCAATGATTTTTTTCATTTCttataaagaaagaaagaaaaggaCGGTGCTAGGCATGCTGTAATTGAAAACGTTAAATCCATACCATGCAAGGGATTAGTCCATGGGTGGGGTGTTACCGAAACTTTTTGGGAATCAataattatttacatgatgAAACTATTTAAGTTTTTTGATTCGTGGGTTATTTTAGGGGGTATTACTTGTAACACCGAAACATAGTCTCTCtctgaaaatataattaaataacgaTACAGTTGCTGCAAATCCTGCACAATGTGAGAATCCATATTGTCGTTTCTTTTTCCAATCAAGATTCACCTAAACATACGTCTACTTCATCGCTTTTCCCAACAACTAATACAACAAACAGGCAAGTACTAATCATTAGCTAGCCAAACAaacgaaaaaaaaaaggagGAGAAAAATCAAACGTCAAATAAATTGGTTCTTTAAATACGTTTATACATCGTCTTCATTCTCATCTATCTGATGCTAATAATGGCTTCGGAAGGAGTTGAAAGACCTGAGGTTGGTTCCGATGGAGAACCGACCCCTAGCTCAAGGGTGGATTGGGTAGTTCCCTTGTTGAGATTGCTAGCATTTCTTGCAACATTAGCAGCCACTCTGGTAATGGCGCTTAACAAAGAAACCAAGAATGTGGTCGTGGCTACGTTTGGAACCACGTCTATTAAAGCTACTGTCAAGGCCAGATTTCAACACACTCCAGCATTTGTGTATGTTTCTGGTCCCACTTATCATACAAAATAACTTTGAATATCAATTTTTTGAGGTGAAACATTAACCTTTTTTTCAACTGACGTCATCATTATTTTGCCTGAAAAATTTTGATACAGTGGAATGTTTAAGGGATTGATTTTCGATGTTGTAGGTTCTTTGTGATTGTTAATGGAAACGCTAGTCTCCACAACTTATTGATGTTGATGGTCAACTTTATTGGATACAAATTTGGTTTGAAGGGACGTGCACCCCTGGCAATTACAATCTTGGACTTGGTAATAGAATTCAAATTTCCTACTAAAATATGTTCCAACTCTTTCTCTGATTATACTTTTTTATTACAAAATATACTTGATTGTTGGAGATATGTAATATACATGTACATGATGCAAGAATAGCAAAACATTTGAAGTTAATACTTGATCATGAGTTTTCATCAACTACTTGGGTTGTGTTTTCTCAATTCTTGATTTCGGTAATGAAATTGCTTATGGCCAGATGAACGTGGCTCTTGTCTCCGGCGGCGAAAGCGCAGCAGTTTTCATGGGGCAGTTGGGTAGGGATGGGAATTCTCATGCACAGTGGAACAAAATATGTGATAAAGTCGAAAGCTTCTGCGACCGAGGACGAGCAGCCATGATTGCATCTCTCGTCGGACTCCTactcatgatcatcatcaccaTTATCTCCATCATCAGACTCAGCAATAAAAATAAGAAGCTTGTTTCTTCTACCAATGTTCCTTGATCATTGATCTTCCGTGACCCTTTGATTTCAATTTGTTTTGTTAATTTTCAATTATAAGTGTTCAATACTTACTACtaataataacaaacaagtGAATAAATTTCATATGATTTTTAAGTGGCAATGGGGTGTGTATCAAATCTCAAGTCAATGCATCCAATTGCGGAAAGATTGCATGTAATTTTAACGCATATACTAAACAGCAccatcataaattaaaatcccAAGTTCGAACTTCCAAATATATTGTCCATTTACTACATAAGACTTTCAGCATGCAATAAATTCATGTATTTAATCTCACGTGAGACTGTCTTACGAATTCTAATATGTGAAATATGtcaaccttactcatattcacaataaaaagcaatactcttagcataaaaaataatattttttcatggatgacccaaataagatatccgtctcacaactacgatccgtgagaccgtctcatacaagtttttggcTTTAAAATTTAGGTAAAATTAGTGCaagcttttcttttttttttttgagggaATGATAAAtctttgtgccaagtttaataATATTAGAGCAATTTTATCCTATCGCCTTTTATTTTTGAGCTTTTGTCTATAATGTTCTGTTTGATAAAAATTAGTGTATTTTGCAGAAGTGATATTTCGGGAAGAAAATTTggtgaataatttaaaattcaaaagtatttattataggatttctcgtttaattaaatatagcatactaaaatcaattttttcatATACATAGAACAAGTCAAATTTGGGAGGTTTTGTTCCTTTGGAATTTATATATACAAGGCAAGGTGTCAGTCTCGGACTCTCAATCGGAGAAAGAACCAATTCAGTTTTATTTGTTTGATCTCTTTTTGAGTTTGGTCCCaaatattttgacattttcagcTTAGTCCTAGACATTTACAAATTTTGATTAAGTTGGTTTTTCTATACATTTAATGTTTAAAACTAATGAAAGACAAAACATGTGCCTATCACATCTCTAAAATcctcaaggcaaaaacttgtgtataAAAAAACATAATCAATGAAGAAAAGCAGAAAATCCAACCAAATAAGAAGACATATCcagaaaaatcatttttttatacaaaaaatAACCAACATTTAAAGTTCTACATAAATGTCGGAATCCAAGAAGAAGAAAACGTGGTTATCGTGCGAGAGAAGAAGTCGAAGTTACTTATTAGAGACTGTCTgacgagtcaattttgtgagacggatttccgaccgatttatgaaaatatattactttttttgTCTAAAGTATTTTTTTCATTCCAAATTTTGATCGGTCGacccatctcacaaaatacaaattttaatataatatctagTTTTTTATGCAAAAATGATTCGATACAATTTGTAAGATCGAGTGTTTGCCGTTTTACTAAAAATTATAGCTGATGGTAACAtgacaactcaaatcttttaaatcgtacAGGAGCTCAAGTACCCTATTTCAGTTGTTCACTTGAGTCTTGACACAAAAATGTTcgtttttgtgtgtgtgtgtaaatgaTTGTGTGTTTATGAGATTGTTTACTTCAATTCTATTTATTAACTGTGATATTTTATAGAATGGAATGGAATGAGATGGTGAAATTCATGTTGTTAGAGATTGTGGTCGGGGACGTGGTATACCTTGTACTGTTGTTAATTCTATCAATGTTGACCGAGTTGTTGAACACTCAGGACGGATGAGTTAGTTGTCCATTTTTTCATACTATGTATCCACCTCGTTATAGTGGTACCTGAAGGAGTCGAAAAGCTGAGTTGTAGATTTCTGAAATTGAATAACTATTTGATTTGatctagctatagcttttggtaaagcgacaaacATTCGGTCttacaattgatatcagagtcAAAGTCACGAGTTTGATTTTCATTGATTACATTATTGCAATAAGTATAATTATTGGGAGGAATATCGTTGGTGTTACCTGCTAGCAGTAACAGTACAACTAAAATACTTTAAATCGTACAATAGCTCAAACACCATATTTCCATTGCTCTATCCACCAGAGATAATTATTACATCAAacacaattttttaaatatatatgtgtgtgtgtgtggcatGCATCTCGTTTCAATTAATGCTATATATTATTATGGGAAAATTGCATCCGCACTCtcgcaaaaataaaaataaaaatagaaaagcCTTGTATAATACATTGGTGTAAAATCCTACTAATTTCTtacaataattttatattatttttcacatttATGTACAACGATATTTACCCAATATTATTACTCTATTAATGGTTGTAGCAAGTAGAGTTGAGCAAAACCGAgttggttcgatctatgataaAAATTCTAATCAAACCAATATTATCAGTTTAACAAAATTACTAATCAAACCTTTAAGGATTAAAAACCAAACTTAGGTTTCTATTTGACCTGGTTCGGCATGGtttgaataattaattttaatttttgttcaaataaattttttgactattttattaaacataatttaaatcagtttggtttgaatttttttaatccaTACTTAGAACTAAACCAAAATTTtccattaaattaattttaaaagcaattcaaataaaaatctactaaaaatGAAATTAAACCTTTCGTTTGGTTCTCTATTTTTTGTCACCCTTGTACCAAGCACGAACCGCGATGCCAATCATTAGAGAATCTTGTACCTAAATTGTACTTTACTTAGCAAATCAAGAGGCACAAGGCGCAGGAAATTAAGGATTTCGTGGATACTTCCCCATTCAATTTCTTTCCTATCGGTTTCTTGATTTTCCCACACACGCGAGGATTCTATTCCCATTCCTCTCTATACATGAGGATCCGACTTCCCCGATTTCCTTCAACAATTTTTTCCCGATAGCAATATTATAATAAGATTTAACAATTCTGTTTTACATATTTTTCAAGTGAAAAACAACGAAAAAAGAATTGGGTTAAAACGTGGAATTCTTGAGCTGTCGCTTTGAGGTAACCCTGGCATTCATGTTTTCATCTTCTTGAATACTTGTCAACGTCCGCGCAGTAATTAAATTCCCATTGAACACGCCTGTGAATCCCTTTGTTTTATTTACCATCATTAATTTATTTGAATGCCATTTTTTTTGTTTGTCAAGTTGCTTTATGTTTTCCCTATCCTTTATGTTGTGGTTAAATATTTAATCTCTCCTTCACGATTTTTGATTTTTCACCCTTTTGTTTGAGTTAAAGGTATTTTTATCTGCGTGTTAATTCTGGGATTTCATAGAAATTACCTTTAGCCTGGAGGATCTTGGATAATTAGTCTTTATGATCTCTTGATGTGATTTATGATCTTTTACGGGAAGATCTCTTGAAACTTCTTAGGGCATAATGAATGGGAGAAAAAGTAGAAATTGTTTGGTTTTACAGTTACAATTTGGTTTTCCTTTTCTTCAAGAATTGTATGTACATGTAAAGATTTTCAAAGATTTGGGTCTCAGTTGATTTCCATGTGTGTAAATCTGATATCTTCTATTGTCTTTCAAGACTTTGTATAGTATATTACAAAGGCAACACATGTCTTTAGTGTTCGATTGTTCTGTGTGTTTTGTGGTGTAAACTGCTTAAGTTATTGAATATTCAGCTTATAATCTGGTTAAGATCTCGGGATAAATTGATTATTCACGGTAAATTTGTTTCCTTCTTCCGTGACAGTGGAAAATAGAAGGCAGGTAGGTGATAATTAGACATAACAGATTAGTATCGTCGCTTATTAGTGAAGAGGTATCGTTAAGGCTGAGATTTGCTAAAACAAAATTTCGATGCCTACACACATGATCCCGGTTAACAATCTCGATttatcgtttcagatttgaCGACAAGCGGTTCCGTGTATAGATTCTATAAGTTTCCATTCTTCTGCAACGCCTGAACCATCCATCAGCACGATTTTTTGCTGCTAACATAGGCTTCAACTAGTGACTGAATCATCATGAGAATGAAGGTTTGAGCCATCACCTGAATCATGCAGAATTTACCCTGATGaatcattttatattttacatGTTGTTTTCCACTCTCATATTTCCATTGTTTTTTGGGTTTTGATTTTTCATTGCTCGGTTTCTCTAGAATCTGGAATTGCTAAATATTCATAAAAGTTTTCTTCCAGGAGCAGCATTCCAGAAATATGCCGAAAAATGATGACAGCAAAAAGAGTCATGGCAGTCCACGGAATGGACAGGTGCAAGAGTGGCAgaatgaccatttcctccataATTGTTTGAGTTATTTTcgataaatttatttatgttaatCCGAAGAGCAGTTTTTCGTAGTTTTACAAATTTCTGAAAAGCATTCTATTCATGTAACTGAAGCAGGTGTCTGCAAGATGGGTTCCTTTCGAAGCATGTAGACCCGTAATCGAAGAAGCTCCAGTATTCTATCCAACTGCTGAGGTTCATTCTTAAAATCGGAAATAGAGATTATATTGTTACTATCTTGTTGTACCTGATA
Encoded here:
- the LOC140836677 gene encoding CASP-like protein 1B1, translating into MLIMASEGVERPEVGSDGEPTPSSRVDWVVPLLRLLAFLATLAATLVMALNKETKNVVVATFGTTSIKATVKARFQHTPAFVFFVIVNGNASLHNLLMLMVNFIGYKFGLKGRAPLAITILDLMNVALVSGGESAAVFMGQLGRDGNSHAQWNKICDKVESFCDRGRAAMIASLVGLLLMIIITIISIIRLSNKNKKLVSSTNVP